The genomic DNA TGATCACAAACCAACACCCCGTCGTCGGCAACCGCCATCGAACGGACCGCGTTGCAATGCGGGCACATCGCGGTGGGCCGGTTGCAAGCGACGCAGCAAACGCTGCCGAAGAAAAGGGTGCCGCCACACTGACAATAAAAGGATCGCATCGGATCGAAGCCGTTGGTTGAATTGTTAAAGGAACAGAATCGAGCTGTGGAAGGAAGACAGCAATCGACGACACGCATCCCGGCGGCATTCCGCCTGGGAAGAGTCAGCGTGTGGAGAAAGCAAATAGGGTGCCGCACCGCAGCGACGCAACGGAATCGCTGCCGCAAAGGGGAGGAAGGCACCTAGAAAGCGGTGCACCCTAGGTTGGGTGAGCGGAAGAGCGCGATTTGAAGCCACCGCGGACGCTGACCGTTCAGCATTTGCGAGCTGGCGGGGAGAAAAGAAGCAGATTTCAGCTATCGACGCGATTGGCACGACAATCGCGTTACCGTTCCCTTCAGCGAAACGAGTGGCTGTTGTTGTTCACAACCATCGTTCGCACCTTTCTGTTCCTCAAACCATTTGGAGATCGCCATGTTAGGCTGGGCTTTAACGTTTCTGATTATCGCATTGATTGCCGGAGCTCTGGGCTTTGGAGTTGTCGCCGGTACCGCAGCAAGTATCGCCAAGATCTTGTTCGTCGTCTTCCTGGTACTGTTCGTGATCAGCCTGATCGCAGGTCGCCGCGGCCCCGTGGTATGACCGGCGATCGATTCGAATCGTGGCCCTGCGTGAACCGCATCGCCACGAGGTCGATCGCCCGATCGATGCCCTCCCCAACGGGGAGTCTTCTCCCCCGTGCATCCTGTACGGGGTAAGGCACCGCGAGGACCGGCAACCTGCTGATAACCGCAGCACCATAGACGCAACATCATGGAATGACTGCGAGTCGTCTACCGATCGCAGCGTTGCAACAGCGAAGTCGTCGCGACCCACGATCACCCCAAAGCCTGAGTGGCAGCGGAGCGATGTCGACGACAACAACCTTCGGTTGGACGATCAGTTCGCCGAGACGTCGCGATAGAGTTGAATTCCATAGGTGATCACGCGGTCGCGAAGCTTGCCGCGCGTGATACCAAGAATCTCAGCCGCTTGGCTCTGGTTGCCACCCGTCTCCTGCAAGACGCGCAAGATGACAAAGCGTTCCAGATACTCAATCGTCTGGGCATAGACATCGGTCGATTTGTCTCGCAACAATCGCTCGACCAACTCTGGCAATTTGGATCCGCAGACGCCTGAGTCATCCGCTTTCTCCACCGCCGCTTCGCCGGACGTTTCTTCAACGGTCACGGGTTCATTCGAAGCGCTCGGCGCCGTCAGTTCTTTTGGCAACACGTCGGGAACGATGACAGGCATCACGCAATCGAGCACGCATCGCCGGATTACCGCTCGCAGTTGCCGGACGTTGCCAGGCCAGCGATACGCGTTCAGCAGGCTGAGCGTCTCTGGAGCGATCCCTTCGAGATCGGGCTTGTTCAGATCGTGCTTCGCTTGAGTCAAAAAGTGTTGCACCAACAACGGGATATCGCTCGACCGCTGACGCAGTGGCGGTAGATCGATCGTGACGCCGTTGAGCCGATACAGAAGATCCTCGCGGTACTCTCCCTCTTCGACCATCTTTTCCAACGGACGATTGGTGGCGGCGATGATCCGCACATCGGTCTGCAATTCTTTGTTGCCGCCGACGCGTTCAAACCGCTGCTCTTGCAGAACCCGCAAAACTTTGGCTTGTACCGACGCCGCCATGTCGCCGATCTCATCGAGGAACAGCGTTCCGCCGTTGCATTGTTCGAACTTGCCGATCCGACGCGTTTCGGCGCCGGTGAAGGCCCCTTTTTCGTGGCCGAACAATTCGCTTTCCAACAAGTTGTCGGGGAGCGCTGCACAATTGACCGCCAGGAACGGCCCCTGATCGCGATGGCTGTATTGAAAGAGGGCGCGGGCGACCAGTTCCTTACCGGTACCACTCTCGCCACGGATCAGAACAGGAACATCCTGCTTGCTGACCCGACCGATCGACTTAAAAACTTCCAACATCGGTTGGCTCTTGCCGATGAACAGCTCGCTCGATTCATCGGGCAGCTTATCGTCGGCAGCGATCGCCACCGCAACGCTACTCATCTTGCGCTGCTCGATCGCTTTGTTGACCAACTTTTGCAGCGGTTCGACCGCCAACGGTTTGGCGATGTAGTCGAACGCTCCCAACTGCATCGCTTCGATCGTCGTTTGGCTGCCCGCATCGGCGGTCATAAAAATCACCGGCAACCGACGGTCGTGAGCGCGGATCTCACAATAGATCGCCATCCCACTGCGGTCGGGCAACTGGATGTCCAGCAACACAACATCAAACGACTTCGACTGCAGTTGCTCCAACCCCGCTTGTCCCGACGCCGCAGTCGTCACCTGAGCAAACGGTTCGAGGGCCTTCGAGGCGAGCAACAGAATGGTTCGGTCATCGTCGATGACCAGGATATTTGGCATGCAAACTTCGTACGGTAGGGAGCAGCCCAAAACAACGTTCCTCCTCACCTTTGCATAGGCGAGGCTGGATCACGGGCTGGTTCGTCGCCGACGTATCGCGACCATCCAGAACGTTATTTTGACTTGCTCTGTGGGAAAACAACATCGTGAAAGAACCGAACAATCCAATATACCAACGTCACTCGGCTCCGAAGAGGTCACAAAAGTATAGTCAATCGAGTGGGCTTCGATCTAGCTCCGGACAGGGGCTCAGGCATTGTCGGCTTCAGAAATTGCAAGTCATCTCCGCGGCTCCCTGCGGGTCAATGCAATGCTATCCCCCCTCAGGGACTCGCAGCGCGTCGTTAAACGTCGTTACCGATACTTCGAAAGGCCCAAACGAGTCGTTTCCCGAACGCTTCAAACGGCCCATTGGAATGCCAAAATTAGGATCGAAGACTTTGTGATGGCTCGTCCCTCGTTTCGCTCGCGTCCCAATCCTCTGAAAGACGGGGAACTTCCTTTTCAAATGGATGGCCGTTCTGCCATCCCTCACGCCCCGTTTCCCGATAACGCTCCAATCGTCGAATACAAATTTCGGCATAAATCGGATCGGTGTCCGTGGTGATGCAACGTCGCCCCAATTTTTCGCAGGCGATCAGGGTGGCACCGGAGTGCGCGAAGAAGTCCACAACGCCATCGCCAGGTCTGGAACTTGCCTCGACAATTCGCTCGATGCACTTCAAAGGCTTTTGGGCGTAGCACCCCGATACGTTTTCATCCATCCGATAAAACACCTGCTGAATATCAACCCAAACGTTCCCGGCGCGGATGTTCTCGGATTTGCTGCGTTCAAGGTTTTCCGTTTTCTTCCCCTGCACATCCTTGTAGTAACCTCGCAAAATCTTCGGGATGTCGGTGTATTCCGCCTCGACGTTGAAGACAGGTGAGCCTTTGGTGTAGTACAGCAGTTCTTGCCGAACCGCCATCCAGTTCTTTTGCGTTCCGTAGCCACGCTGGTTCCGCATCGTAACGAAACTGCGCGACCTGTAAGGCAAGTCGCGCATCATCACCATAAAGTCGGGCAAGGGCTGAAAACCATTGTTCTGATCCGCCCCCAGCCAGACGTAGAGCGATGCATCGGACGCCAACACCTCGGTGGTATTCCCAATCCATTTGCGGCACCAAGCCACAAATTCGCCAACCGTACGAAGCTCAAATGCAACGAGATTGTACGGCGGATCGTGAATGGCAAGGGTCGGGAGCGCATTGCCAACAAGGTCCGTCACCGCGTCGGTGTCCGTCGCATCTCGGCAGGCGATGCGATGCTTGCCATCCGGATCGTCCCAGACTTCGCCCGGCTGCAGTCGACAAAACGGCAGGATGCGATCTCGCAACTTCAGATCGTTGTCCAACCGCGGCAATGGATTATTCTTCATCGGCTCTTCCATAAAAGTATGCTGCTGCAGCAATTCTAAGGCGGCACGGGCACGTCGAACAACGTCACCAACCATCGGCCCACGTGAATGGGATTGCACGACTTCGCCGCTACCACGTTTGCCCATCGGATGACTATCCGCCGTCTGGCTCGGAGCGTGGCATGGAGGTGCCCTTTGGTTCGACGGGACAAATGAAGCTTTGCAGCAAACAAGGCAGCAGAGCAAAGAGGATGACAAGAGCGTAGTAGATGAGCCCGGTCACTGGATCGCGCTGCAGCAAGATGGCGCGGAGGGTCATTTCACGTAGAAAAACACCCACCGCAACATCAGCTGCCAACACCAAAGTTGCCGCAGCCATGCCAACGAACAACCAGCGTGTTCGAGTTAAAAGCGGACGATGGCGTCGAACAAGCCATCGTGCAGCGAGCAGCATTGCGACAACCATCACAGGAAACTCGATGAGTTCGGCGTTCCGTGCTCCAACACGGGGAACAAGCACCCATTCACGAATCGGCCCCAGGACGAATCCAATACCAAACACGGCAGCGAAGTAGGTTGCGACGGCACGAATCATTGCATGTTCAAAACATCTAAACGGCGACGCCCCGTATCCGTGGCAAGGTCTTTCGGCGGCCAAAAGAGGAATTGCCAACGCCCCCGATGGAGCGATGGGCGTGGGGCAGATTCCGAGATTGTACCCGCGGCCTCCAGCCGCTGCATGTTGCGATCCTGCAACGGCAGGCGGCTCACGCAACCGTTCTAGATGTCACTGTGAAGAAGGCGTTGATTGGCCAAACGCTCGATCACTGCCGAGGCTTGTTTTTTGGGGCCTTCCAGCATCAGCCAATCCGCTTCTTGGATGGGATCGGCGGGGTGAACCTTCGTGTCGGCAGGATCGGTTTCTTGCGGCGCGTCGAGCCTAGCCAATTCGGGCGTGAGAGCCGAATCGCCGTGGGATGTGGGATCGTTGTCTGTCGTGTCATCGATCTCTTGCCGCAATTCATGCACCAACAGGGCCAGCCGGATCTGGGTGCTTGCCGAGCCCGACATCTCTGCCATTGGAATCGCGTCTTTCACATACTTCCACGATCGATTGATGTTCCCGCGGCCGTACCAGATCCGGGCGACACGGCACAACCGATCGGCGGCTAGCGCCGGACGAGCGGCCTGCGCATACGCGGCCGATGCCAATTCCAAAGCGCGCGGGATCTCGCGATAGTTGCCAGCCAGTCGAAGGTTTTTCGCCTCCAGATCGAGATGCCAACCCGCTTGCAAAAATTGTCCGCAAGCCAGGTGGATCATCGCTGCAACGCTTTGCAGTTCAGCTTGCAGTTCAAAGTCGCAGATCTCCGCAGCCTTTTCGCAGGCTGCCTGATAATGGCATCGCGCATTGGGCAGGTCGTATTGTTCGGCGTACCAACGGGCCTGGGCCAAGTGGATTTGGATTTGGAACGTCTGCTCACAATCGACCTTCTGTTTCCGTTGTTCGAACTTCTCGCCGACGCAAGGAATTTGTGCGGCACAGCTGCCCTCGCACGGATCATGCGGGCCACACAAACAATCGCCCGAATCCCCTTCGCAGGGAGGTTCGGAACAGGAAGCGCGCTGGATCATGCGGGCCGCTTCGTCGAAGCGACATTGGTTCTGCGCGATCTTCGCTTCCAACAGCCAGGTGTTGCCATCCGGTTTGCCCGCCCGAAACAGTTCCACGCGGGCATCGACCAACCAATCGCGAGCCTCCGCGACGCGTGACATGCTGGTCATCGCAGCAGCCATGTTGTATGCGTTGTTGCCCGATTCCAGTGGATCGTCCATCGCCCAGGCGCGGCGGATCACTTTGCGATACTGTTTGACCGCATCCTCCAGCTGCCCCTCGGCAAAAGCTTCCGTCGCCGCCTCGGCATGGTTTTTCAACTGGGGATCGATCTTCCGCTGCGGCGCACCACCGCTGCGGCATCCTGCCAGGATCCCGAGTCCACAGATCAGAATCCCCACGATCGCGGCGGCGGCGTGTTTGGATGGTTGCGGTGCAACTGCGATCACGGCGAACCTCCAGCTCGGATTCCCGACGGCGAGAGCTGCCGCGTGCTGGTCGATTGATCGGTGTAGCGGCGAAGCAACCAATGGCTGCGGATTTCGCCTACCATGTCCTGCGCGTTGCCGACCGTCGAATTAAACTGCTCGACCGTCCCGGGCAGCTCTTCGCTCTCCTTGCGGACGACGCGGACCACATCGCGTGCTTCGTCGGCCAAACGCGTCATCTTGTCAGCGGCTTCACGAATCTCAACAAGCGTCTTGGCAACATCGGTGTTGACATCGGTGGCGGTCGTTTTAACGCTCCCGGCAGCATCGCTGACATCGTTGCTGGTGTCGCGGACACCCTGCAGCGTATCGCGCATATCGGCCTCGACCAGCAGTTCAATCTTCTCCGTAAGCTGCGTGATCCGTTGGTCCAAATTTTTCGTCGCTTGCCGGATTTCCAGCATCGTTTGGGAGGCTTCGGGGCGCAGCTGTTCGTTCGTCTGCTGGAAGGATGCCGACGCTTCCCCCATCGTGCGGAACGCTGGCGACGCGTCCTCCTGAATTCCTGTATCCAAGGTCTCTGCGGACTTGCCGATCTTATCCAGCGTGGGATCCATTTTCACTTGAATCTTATTGATCGATGCGCTTACCGACTGGACTTCGCGGGCCAGCTGATCCAAGCGATCCTCTTCGGCTTCAAAGTTGACGATCCGGCTGCTCGGCGGCAGTAGTTTCAAGACACCATCGGCTGGCATGCCGCGACGGATCACCAACTGCGGCGCACCGACTCCGTAGCGACGTTCGAGCGCGACGGTCGACGACTCGAAGACCTGTTTGCTGTATTCGCGGCGGATCGCCAAGATGACTCGAATATTACTGGTACCGTCGATGTAGCGGATGCTTTCGACGTCGCCTGCACGCTCGCCCAAGATCACGACTTCCGAACCCTTCTGCAAACCATCGACCGCATGCTGAGGGACGTCGATCCAGAACAGGTCTTTCTCTGCAAAGTAGTCTTTGGTGCGAAACACCAAAAACGAAACAACTAACGAAAACAGCAGCACCACCAACAAGAAGGTGCCCACCAATTGATTCGTGTACCGCAACCGATAGGGATCGTTCATCGTAGCAACCTCATCCTACCGGGCTTAATTGAAATTCACGCACGCAAAAATGGCGTGTCGATGGCGGGAATTGATCACGCGGAAGATCGCTTTCGGGGGCAATCCATAACGCCGCCGCCCCCGCTTCGATCGCGGAAACCACCGCTTGTATCAACGATTCGAACCGCGAACTGGGGACCGAACGCATGGGATGTTCCAACAACAATAATCGCGGCGAACCGATCAGCGCGCGAATCCACTCGCATATACGCAGGAACGTCTTGCCAACAAACGCGGGACGCTGACTGT from Rosistilla carotiformis includes the following:
- a CDS encoding DUF1328 domain-containing protein, translating into MLGWALTFLIIALIAGALGFGVVAGTAASIAKILFVVFLVLFVISLIAGRRGPVV
- a CDS encoding MlaD family protein, which translates into the protein MNDPYRLRYTNQLVGTFLLVVLLFSLVVSFLVFRTKDYFAEKDLFWIDVPQHAVDGLQKGSEVVILGERAGDVESIRYIDGTSNIRVILAIRREYSKQVFESSTVALERRYGVGAPQLVIRRGMPADGVLKLLPPSSRIVNFEAEEDRLDQLAREVQSVSASINKIQVKMDPTLDKIGKSAETLDTGIQEDASPAFRTMGEASASFQQTNEQLRPEASQTMLEIRQATKNLDQRITQLTEKIELLVEADMRDTLQGVRDTSNDVSDAAGSVKTTATDVNTDVAKTLVEIREAADKMTRLADEARDVVRVVRKESEELPGTVEQFNSTVGNAQDMVGEIRSHWLLRRYTDQSTSTRQLSPSGIRAGGSP
- a CDS encoding DNA-methyltransferase; the encoded protein is MKNNPLPRLDNDLKLRDRILPFCRLQPGEVWDDPDGKHRIACRDATDTDAVTDLVGNALPTLAIHDPPYNLVAFELRTVGEFVAWCRKWIGNTTEVLASDASLYVWLGADQNNGFQPLPDFMVMMRDLPYRSRSFVTMRNQRGYGTQKNWMAVRQELLYYTKGSPVFNVEAEYTDIPKILRGYYKDVQGKKTENLERSKSENIRAGNVWVDIQQVFYRMDENVSGCYAQKPLKCIERIVEASSRPGDGVVDFFAHSGATLIACEKLGRRCITTDTDPIYAEICIRRLERYRETGREGWQNGHPFEKEVPRLSEDWDASETRDEPSQSLRS
- a CDS encoding sigma-54-dependent transcriptional regulator, which codes for MPNILVIDDDRTILLLASKALEPFAQVTTAASGQAGLEQLQSKSFDVVLLDIQLPDRSGMAIYCEIRAHDRRLPVIFMTADAGSQTTIEAMQLGAFDYIAKPLAVEPLQKLVNKAIEQRKMSSVAVAIAADDKLPDESSELFIGKSQPMLEVFKSIGRVSKQDVPVLIRGESGTGKELVARALFQYSHRDQGPFLAVNCAALPDNLLESELFGHEKGAFTGAETRRIGKFEQCNGGTLFLDEIGDMAASVQAKVLRVLQEQRFERVGGNKELQTDVRIIAATNRPLEKMVEEGEYREDLLYRLNGVTIDLPPLRQRSSDIPLLVQHFLTQAKHDLNKPDLEGIAPETLSLLNAYRWPGNVRQLRAVIRRCVLDCVMPVIVPDVLPKELTAPSASNEPVTVEETSGEAAVEKADDSGVCGSKLPELVERLLRDKSTDVYAQTIEYLERFVILRVLQETGGNQSQAAEILGITRGKLRDRVITYGIQLYRDVSAN